A single region of the Etheostoma cragini isolate CJK2018 chromosome 3, CSU_Ecrag_1.0, whole genome shotgun sequence genome encodes:
- the colca2 gene encoding colorectal cancer-associated protein 2 encodes MSDKRVYQGVRVKTTVKELLQRLRAREANGKQVKTKSQISQACLDLQDLGASTFPSRYVDPPPAIPSADASSCGARAFTLRAASFTVPDSSCNTQMQEITFNDIQQQFGDMMLHSNGYSSNNNNNNNNYNVSMPPPPTFPLPWCHGLSSDADYYGHGMAPCSSPESLKLCNPMDHNSLSPQDSFSSSSSSCYASPTRMESSFHGLTSEHFHYQHCNLQDCYCLPHCWPGQQDSVSAPEYPPYFNPTDYPYTCPVEENYFKRDLQMSSEMCYNTL; translated from the exons ATGTCTG ATAAGAGGGTGTACCAGGGCGTACGAGTGAAGACCACGGTCAAAGAGCTACTGCAGAGACTCCGAGCCCGGGAGGCAAACGGCAAACAAGTTAAAACG AAATCCCAGATCTCACAGGCATGCTTGGATCTTCAGGATCTTGGCGCGTCCACTTTTCCAA GTCGCTATGTGGACCCTCCCCCTGCCATCCCCTCAGCGGACGCGAGCAGCTGTGGAGCTCGAGCCTTCACGCTGCGCGCCGCCTCGTTCACCGTCCCTGACAGCTCGTGCAACACCCAGATGCAAGAGATCACCTTTAACGACATCCAGCAACAGTTCGGGGACATGATGTTGCACAGCAACGGCTACagtagcaacaacaacaacaacaacaacaactacaacgtCTCAATGCCTCCCCCTCCCACCTTCCCGCTGCCCTGGTGCCATGGACTCTCTTCTGATGCGGACTACTATGGCCATGGGATG GCTCCCTGCTCCTCACCAGAGTCGCTTAAGCTCTGCAACCCCATGGATCACAACAGCTTATCGCCACAGgactctttctcctcctcttcctcctcctgctacGCCTCACCCACCAGGATGGAGTCCAGCTTCCATGGCCTCACCTCAGAGCATTTCCACTATCAGCACTGCAACCTCCAGGACTGTTACTGCCTGCCCCACTGTTGGCCAGGCCAGCAGGACAGCGTCTCTGCCCCTGAATATCCTCCTTACTTCAACCCCACAGACTATCCATACACCTGTCCCGTGGAAGAGAACTATTTTAAGAGGGATTTGCAGATGAGCTCCGAAATGTGTTATAATACGCTATGA